Sequence from the Thermocoleostomius sinensis A174 genome:
TCTCAATGATGTACTGAAAGAGGGAATCCATGCCTGTGATTATTTATTGGCGTGCGATATGGAAATGGAACCCGTGCGCGGCTATGCCTTCACCAATTGGGCCAGCGGCTATGGCGATTTTCGGCTGATTCCTGATTTAAGCACTCTGCGGCTGGCTTCGTGGTTAGACAAAACGGCGATCGTTCTCTGTGATGTCTACAACGAAGAAGAAGATGAATTGGTGGCGGTGGCTCCCCGCACAATTTTGCGACAGCAAGTTGAACGAGCAAAATCCCTAGGCTATACGGCTATGGGTGCATCGGAATTAGAACTTTATGTGTTTTCCGAGTCTTACGAAGAAGCCCGTCGTAAGCACTATCATGACCTACATCCGATCGGTCCGTATGTTGAAGACTATCACATCTTTCAAGGAACAAAAGAAGAATTTGTGATTGGCGCGATTCGCCGACATTTAGAGCGATCGGGCATTCCGGTTGAGTTCTCTAAAGGAGAGTGGGGCCCGGGTCAGCAGGAAATCAACCTGCGCTACAGCGATTTCTTGGAAATGTGCGATCGCCATTGCCTCTACAAGCATTTGGCCAAAGAAATTGCTTGGCAAAACCAGGTGGCGGTCACGTTTATGTCTAAGTGGGATGAGCGCTTCGCCGGATCGAGTATGCACCTGCACGCCAGCCTATGGGATCAAGCAGGACAGGCGTTGTTTCCGGGTGAAGAACCGTTTGGACCAGTACACAGTTCGCCGCTGTTCCGCTGGTTTTTGGGAGGGTGGATGCAGCATATCCGCGAAATTTTTGCTTTCTATGCCCCCTATCCCACCTCTTATAAGCGCTATGTAGCCGGTTCGTTCGCACCGACGGGGATCGCTTGGTCGTATGACAACCGCACAGCTGGGTTTCGCGTTTTGGGACACGGATCATCGTTGCGGCTAGAATGTCGTGCCCCTGGAGCCGATGCCAATCCCTATCTGGCGTTTGCGGTAACGCTAGCTGCCGGACTTGACGGAATCAAGAACCAAATTGAACCCCCGCCTATGTTTGAGGGTGATGTCTACGAGGCTAACAATTTGCCGCAAGTACCGCGTAGCCTCAATGAAGCCATTGCCGAACTGGAGCAAAGCCAGTGGGCCCGATCGATCTTGGGAGAGGCGATCGTCGAGCATTACCTCCATTTCTTCCGCACCGAGCAACGCAAATTTGATGAAGTAGTCACCAGTTGGGAACGGGCCCGTTACTTTGAACGTGCATAGATGCGGGAATTCCGTGACTGATGCAAGCGCACCTAGAAAGCTAATCTGTAGAAATTAGCATCCCTCGGCGAAACGCGCCGATACCTTGGGGGTGTGGATTGATCTACGATAAGGACTTCTCTCATGCTGAACGTATTTGCCGATCGCGGCGGAACCTTTACCGATCTGGTGGCAGTTACCGATCAACCTGACATTGTCGATCGATTATTGCTATTTCCAGAACGGTTTCAGGTCACGGCGTTACCGAATCAGCAGTGGGTGGTGGTTTATAAATTGCTGTCAGAACAACCGGATCAGTACCAAGATGCGGTCATTCAGGGCGTGCGCGATATTTTGGGACTGTCGAACCATGAACCGATCCCACCTGAGGCGATCGATCGGCTCAAGATGGGTACAACGGTGGCAACCAATGCGCTGTTGGAACGCAAAGGCGATCGCACGGTGCTATTAATCACCAAAGGCTTTGGCGATGCCCTGCGAATTGGCTATCAGAATCGCCCGGATATCTTTGCGCGTCAGATTGTGTTGCCGGAGATGCTCTATGAACGAGTGATTGAAGTAGAGGAGCGCTATACCGCCCAAGGCGACGAATTAATTCCGATTACCGCTGAAGAACAGACTCGACTCGTCGAAGCCTTACAAGCAGCTTATAGGGATGGTATTCAAGCTTGTGCAATCGTGTTGTTGCACGGCTACCGTTACCCCAATCATGAAGCTCAAGTGGCAGCGATCGCCCGTGAGGTGGGGTTCACGCAAATCTCGGTTTCCCATGACGTTAGTCCACTCATGAAACTAGTCAGTCGAGGGGACACTACCGTAGTAGATGCGTATCTTTCGCCAATTTTGCGTCGCTATGTAGAGCAAGTTGCGTCTGCTTTAGAGAGTAGTGCTGATTGTGGATCGGCTAATCTTCTACCAACGCTAGAGTTCATGAAGTCTGATGGCGGGCTAACGAACGCTCGATTGTTTCAAGGGAAAGATAGCATTTTGTCTGGCCCAGCAGGCGGTATCGTTGGGGCGGTGAAAACAAGTACCAGTGCTGGATTTGACAAAATCATTGGCTTTGACATGGGCGGCACGTCTACCGATGTTTCCCACTTCAATGGTGAGTACGAACGCAGCTTTGAAACTGAGGTGGCAGGTGTGCGGCTGCGATCGCCGATGCTGTCGATTCATACGGTGGCGGCTGGCGGTGGTTCTATTCTGGTTTTTGATGGGTTTCGCTATCGAGTTGGGCCAGAGTCTGCCGGAGCACACCCCGGCCCGGCATGTTATCGCAAAGGTGGCCCGCTGACAGTTACCGACTGCAATGTCATGCTGGGAAAAATTCAGCCAGACTTCTTTCCCAAAGTGTTTGGAGCCGAAGGCAATTTGCCGTTAGATCGATCGATCGTTCAAGAAAAATTCACGGCATTGACGGTTGAAATTGCTGAGAAAACTAGCGCTTCGCCCCCCAACCAACGCACCCCAGAACAAGTGGCAGAAGGATTTTTAAGGATTGCGATCGACAAAATGGCCAACGCCATTAAAAAGATTTCAGTGCAGCGTGGGTATGACATCACTGACTACACATTGTGTTGCTTTGGGGGGGCGGGCGGTCAACATGCGTGCCTGATTGCTGAAGCGTTGGGCATGAAGCAGATTTTTATCCATCCCTACGCCGGCGTGTTATCGGCTTACGGGATTGGACTGGCCGATTTGCGCACCCTCAAGGAAAAAGCAATTGAAGCTCGATTACATGAGTCTGTGATGCCTACCCTAACCCAGACATTAGAGGAATTGACCCATAGCGCTTGGGCTGAAATGATCGCTCAGGGAGTCAGCGATGATCGAATTCAGGTGATACAAAAGGCACATCTTCGATATGAAGGTACAGACTCAGCGTTGGTTGTGGATGTTGGTTCAACCGCAGAAATGCGATCGCGATTTGAGCGAGCGTATCAGCAGCGCTACGGATTTATCATGACCGACAAGGCTTTGGTGGTAGAGGCGGTTTCGGTAGAAGTTATTGGACAAACGACCCCGTTAGAAGAACCCCGATTGTCCACCGAGCGAACCACATCCCTACAGCCTGTGGCAACCGTGACGCTCTACACAAAAAACCAGTGGTGGGAAACTCCTGTTTATCAACGTGAGGATTTAAGACCAGGCGATCGAATCATAGGAACGGCTCTAATTATTGAAGCAACCGGAACAAATGTCATTGAACCGGGGTGGTATGCAGAAGTAACCGAAAAAAATCATCTAATCTTGAAGCGAGAGCAGTTTACTTCATCAAATTTTACTGCTCTAGAAACCACCTTAAATCATCGAACTGACTATCCTGAAACTCGTCCTGATCCAGTACTGTTAGAAATTTTCAATAACTTGTTTCGAGCGATCGCTGAAGAAATGGGTATTACTCTGCAAAATACTAGCTATTCCGTCAACATCAAAGAGCGACTTGATTTTTCTTGCGCTGTTTTTGACCACCAAGGACAACTTGTGGCGAATGCTCCACATATTCCCGTACACCTTGGTTCTATGAGTGAAAGTGTACGCAGCCTCATCGATGCCAACGGTAACGCCCTCAGACCTGGGGACGTTTATGTGTCCAATAATCCCTACAATGGTGGTACACATTTGCCAGATGTGACAGTCATTACTCCGGTATTCATGCCGAATGTCTCAGCTTCAGAGGAGGAACTTCATCCTCACTTTTATGTAGCATCTCGTGGACATCATGCGGATATTGGCGGAATTACACCCGGTTCGATGCCACCCCATAGCACCTCTATGGAACAAGAGGGGGTTTTGCTGGACAACGTTCAACTAATCAAACAAGGTCAATTTTGCGAATCAGAAATCTTACATCTATTAACCACAGGTGCGTATCCCGCACGCAATCCAGTTCAAAATTTGGCCGATCTGCAAGCTCAAGTTGCCGCAAATGAGCGCGGAGTGCAAGAGCTACAACGGATTGTAAAGCACTATGGATTAGAACTAGTGCAAACCTATATGCAGCATGTACAAGCGAATGCTGAGGAATCTGTGCGTCGAGTAATTGATGTTCTCAGAGATGGACAGTTCTGTTACCCAATGGATGACGGCTGTGAGATTCAGGTTCGCATTACAATCGACCGTTCGACACGATCGGCGCACATCGATTTCACCGGCACATCTCCCCAACAACCAACCAACTTAAATGCGCCACTGGCCATTGGTAAAGCGGTGGTTCTGTATGTATTTCGTACCTTGGTCGATGATGACATTCCTCTTAATGCAGGCTGCCTGAAGCCGCTGAAGA
This genomic interval carries:
- a CDS encoding glutamine synthetase family protein; this encodes MDTSKLRGRLTVETLAQLVEDEQIETILTVIPDLYGRLVGKRITSDFFLNDVLKEGIHACDYLLACDMEMEPVRGYAFTNWASGYGDFRLIPDLSTLRLASWLDKTAIVLCDVYNEEEDELVAVAPRTILRQQVERAKSLGYTAMGASELELYVFSESYEEARRKHYHDLHPIGPYVEDYHIFQGTKEEFVIGAIRRHLERSGIPVEFSKGEWGPGQQEINLRYSDFLEMCDRHCLYKHLAKEIAWQNQVAVTFMSKWDERFAGSSMHLHASLWDQAGQALFPGEEPFGPVHSSPLFRWFLGGWMQHIREIFAFYAPYPTSYKRYVAGSFAPTGIAWSYDNRTAGFRVLGHGSSLRLECRAPGADANPYLAFAVTLAAGLDGIKNQIEPPPMFEGDVYEANNLPQVPRSLNEAIAELEQSQWARSILGEAIVEHYLHFFRTEQRKFDEVVTSWERARYFERA
- a CDS encoding hydantoinase B/oxoprolinase family protein, encoding MLNVFADRGGTFTDLVAVTDQPDIVDRLLLFPERFQVTALPNQQWVVVYKLLSEQPDQYQDAVIQGVRDILGLSNHEPIPPEAIDRLKMGTTVATNALLERKGDRTVLLITKGFGDALRIGYQNRPDIFARQIVLPEMLYERVIEVEERYTAQGDELIPITAEEQTRLVEALQAAYRDGIQACAIVLLHGYRYPNHEAQVAAIAREVGFTQISVSHDVSPLMKLVSRGDTTVVDAYLSPILRRYVEQVASALESSADCGSANLLPTLEFMKSDGGLTNARLFQGKDSILSGPAGGIVGAVKTSTSAGFDKIIGFDMGGTSTDVSHFNGEYERSFETEVAGVRLRSPMLSIHTVAAGGGSILVFDGFRYRVGPESAGAHPGPACYRKGGPLTVTDCNVMLGKIQPDFFPKVFGAEGNLPLDRSIVQEKFTALTVEIAEKTSASPPNQRTPEQVAEGFLRIAIDKMANAIKKISVQRGYDITDYTLCCFGGAGGQHACLIAEALGMKQIFIHPYAGVLSAYGIGLADLRTLKEKAIEARLHESVMPTLTQTLEELTHSAWAEMIAQGVSDDRIQVIQKAHLRYEGTDSALVVDVGSTAEMRSRFERAYQQRYGFIMTDKALVVEAVSVEVIGQTTPLEEPRLSTERTTSLQPVATVTLYTKNQWWETPVYQREDLRPGDRIIGTALIIEATGTNVIEPGWYAEVTEKNHLILKREQFTSSNFTALETTLNHRTDYPETRPDPVLLEIFNNLFRAIAEEMGITLQNTSYSVNIKERLDFSCAVFDHQGQLVANAPHIPVHLGSMSESVRSLIDANGNALRPGDVYVSNNPYNGGTHLPDVTVITPVFMPNVSASEEELHPHFYVASRGHHADIGGITPGSMPPHSTSMEQEGVLLDNVQLIKQGQFCESEILHLLTTGAYPARNPVQNLADLQAQVAANERGVQELQRIVKHYGLELVQTYMQHVQANAEESVRRVIDVLRDGQFCYPMDDGCEIQVRITIDRSTRSAHIDFTGTSPQQPTNLNAPLAIGKAVVLYVFRTLVDDDIPLNAGCLKPLKITIPEGCMLNPRYPAAVVAGNVETSQAIANALYGALGVMAAAQGTMNNFTFGNQHHQYYETICGGSGAGATFDGTDAVQTHMTNSRLTDPEVLEWRFPVLVENFAIRANSGGKGQHSGGNGVIRHIRFQEAMTAAILSGHRIVPPFGLQGGNPGAVGRNAVKRRNGAIEPLSSKAEVDMQPGDVFVIETPGGGGFGTKPLENS